The window TGGGTGTAAGACCAGCGATTCTTTCCAACGCCGACAAGATGCTAGACCTGACACTCCTTGCTCCCAAACACCTGTTCTGTCCCCTGGACATACTTTTGGCGCTTACCAACGCCCTTCCCAAATGGTATTAATCGTTACATGCTCGGCGTAAGAGGCGTGTCTATCCTTTGTGACGCTGGTTTACTACGAAAGGGAGCGGATAATGTAGAAGAGTAGGTATGGCTGGGCACTCAGTACGTCCGACTTGGGCGCCATCTCGACTTTGTGGTCATTGAATTTGAACCACTGATCACCCACTCGGCAGTACGAGACGTAGTGACCTAGTAGCCTCATTAGTCTTgtcctctctttctcagGCTATCTCATCACTTACCCGTATCGATCTCGCCAACGTGAACCACAACACTAAGTAGGTCGTAGGTGCATGATCTTCCGAGCTCGAACGCGTCCTTGGGGTCCGCGCCTCTGCCCCTGGTTGTATATGGCAGCATATTGAGCTGCAGAGGAAAGTTGACAACTGTGTCGATCTTTGAGGGCGCGCGGTCATGTCGACCCTGCTTGTACTCGAAGCGCTAGAGCCGCTGTTAGCAAGACCCGGGCGTTTTGCAATTGACCTTGGACGGAGCTTACCTTCAGTTGGATGGCGAGCACGTTCGGCAGCCTTTTAATACTGGTGGCCCGCTTCGCCTGCTGCATCGAGCTGCAGTTGTGGCATCGGTACTCGCACTTGTCCGACTTGACATACTCCTCGTCTAGGCACTCCTGGAGAGTCAAACTGGGCACCTTGGGACcacccttcttcctcttgtgAGACAGGTTCTCCAGTCCAAGACTGAGATCCAGAAACGACTGCACCGCGTTGGTGACACCTCCGCAGTTCTGACAGGTGGTAGAACTCTGTAACTTGCCGTAGAACGTCTGGTGGATGATGCAATTGCACGTATGTTCGCTGCCAGTCTCGGGCCGCTTGCCGTCCCCGTTGCGCTCAtggagctcctcggcgaggaactGAAAGAATTCATGGGCATCCTGTTCCTTGGTGGTAACGAGGTTCTCGAACGCCTTCTTTTCAGATATCCAGAATCCAGAGAGAATACTCGCGGCTGTGAATCCATTAGTATTCTCAACGGCGTAAAAGTCCTGGAACATGTCGTCCATGGCGCAGCTGAGGCAGTTAGTCAATGAGCAGTCGGTACTCTGGTGACCATCGCTGAGGTAGAAGTTGCGGAGCAAAGGATTGTGGAGGAAGCTCTGTAGGACCACGTTCTGGTAGCATGTTGCTCCAGCATTGTAGATACCACGCAGACCGTTTGCTTTGCAAGAGGCCGTGGTGGTATTGTTGGAGATGAAGCCCGGGTTGCTTGCAGTACTGTCCTTGACACCATCAGAAAACATCTCATCATGTTTCCTCTTGCGACCTGCAAGGAGTATCAGCACTCGATTAGGCGATAGAAACACCCGAAAAACATAGTGCAGGAAGCAGCCAGGGGTTGAAACCAGCGCTTCATGGTAAAATGACTTACTCGAAAAGGTTCCCGTTCCCATCTTGCGGACACGAAGCTCTTCCAATGTGGGGTCCCAGACCAGGTCATCGCAGATCTGGCAATAAAGAGCACCGCTGCGTGAATCGACATCTTAGGCTGTCAACAAATGCACACTGATTTTTCCTAGGGGGCGACATACAGAACCGATGCTGCTTCTTCGTGCCATGTTTTAGACGATCCTCCTCGTTGACAATTGTAGAGCATTGCAGGCAGAGGTAGTTGGATGTGAGGGAGGTCATGACCTGACCGTCAGAGTTCTTAGACGTCTGTGGTACAATGGGTGTCTGTTCAAAGATGTTCTTCAGGATCATCTTGTAGTGGTGGACAGACTGAGTTGTGACCTCCTGAGACTGTGTGAAGAGCCGTTGGATGTGCTCTGTTCTGCTGTCAGCCCTGCACCTCGTATTGCTAGCCAGCTTGCCTCCTTAAATGTTGCGTTGGACTCTACTGACCGCATCCAAAGACCGGTATTCCAGGAACTGGCGACTTGACCTTGGCGGTCTTTGGGGACATTGGTGTTGTCGGCCGAGCAGTCATCTTGAATTGGGTCCGATGGCGGTGTTCGATCGGATGTGCTCTTCACCCTTTCCCCTGCCTTCCCTCTGTCTTGGATATCTCGAATTACAAATCGGCCACTTTTACGTTGATCGTCAGGGAATGAATAGGTGGAAGTTggagatggaaaagggtaATTTTGCAGCTTCTGAAGATAGGCAAAGGAAGACGTCGATGATCGGCAACGGCTGCAGTCGGGAGAGCACAGCACGGCAGGGAACTGCGGTTCCAACAAAGGTCGGTTGTCAGCCACTTGGTTTCGCGAGCAGCGAATTGATCAATTCGCAAAAACAGGACGAACCCGATCAACAAACAGCAGTTGCTGGTCGCAGAACTTGTACCGAGGGCGGTAGGTCGAAGCGTGCCGGGTCCGGGGGAGCAGGAGCAATTTCgcgttggcgatgttgaAGCTCATCCAGGTAAGTGGGCTTCAAATGGAGCCAGTCGAGTGTCGAGAAGATGCGGACGTGTTGCCGCTTCAGACGCGCGAGGTTGAAGAACCCCGAGCTGGTGATGGAGActggagagggagaggagagagaatgGAGAGCGGCCTCGCGCTGCAGCAAATAGCAAACCAGCCGGCACTTCACGATCGATAGGCAggtagtaggtaggtacaaTCTAGGAATCCAAGCATCTACGGACGATCCCTGGAAGATGCAAATGTTGGAGCTGGCGCCCCGTGCACAGACAGGTTCAGTCGTGCCAGCGGCCAACAGGCAATAATTCCATGCTTATCGGCACCTGATCGGGGTGAGCTGCTTATCGAtaagaagggggaaagaaggCTTCATCTTCCTGCCGATAGCCCCCGACGCCCCTGAAATCCATATGTGTTCTAGTGGCCCAAATACTTTCTCAGTGGAGTTGCGCCGGGATCACCCATCCCTGACCCAGAGAGCCAGACAGCGTGAGGTCACCTTCATCCCGATCCAATAGTCCTTGTTACCAGTCAACTCACTTTGCACTCACCGAGCTTTATCAGATTGCTGAGGTAAGCTCGTTTCTGAGCCTCGGCATCTTGGCCTCCTCATCCCCTCGATTGCGTCTTCATCCAACCCCAACCTGCCCAAATCCATAAATCTAGATCCTGCCTGCGCATCACCGCCATTCACAATCGCACGAGGATGATGCGGTTTTTTCCTCCAGGCGTTCTTCTCAAGTGCAATTCCAATACTGGTTTGTGACTAAGAAACTTACGTTGCTCAACCACTCGCGGAACCAGATATACCACCAGTTCAAATCCCATCAGCGATAACAAAATGGCCTCTACACTGGTGACGCTGCCCGAAGTGGAGCGCCTGAGTCCGGTCTGTATTCGCATTCTGGGGGGCAACCCGGGAAAGTTCACGCTGCAAGGCACCAACACATACTTGCTAGGGCGAGGCAGCCGCCGCATCCTGATCGACACCGGCGAGGGCATGCCGTCATGGATTGCGGCTGTCAAATCCACCCTGGAACAGGAGAAGGCAAGCGTCGAGACAGTCCTGATCACCCACTGGCACCGGGATCATCAGGGTGGCATTCGGCAGCTGCTGGAGTTGTCCCCGGACTCCAGGGTCTTCAAGAACCAACCCGAAGAGGGCCAATTAGACATCTCGGACGGTCAAAAGTTTACCGTTGACGGGGTCAGCCTTACGGCTGTCTTCACCCCGGGGCACACTGTGGATCACATGACCTTCGTtctggaggaggaggacgccaTGTTCACGGCGGACAACGTCTTGGGCCAGGGGACGGCTGTGTTTGAGGATATGGCGACCTACCTCGACAGTCTTGAGAAGATGCGACACCTGTTCAAGGGGAGGGCGTACCCAGGCCACGGACCGGTTATCGAACATGGCCCATCCAAGATTCTCGAGTACATCAGACACCGGAAGGCTCGCGAAGAGCAGGTCATCCGCACATTACAGATGGAGAGGCAAGACGAAGGGATCCAAGGTGCGACCAACGCCTGGACGCCCATGGAGCTCGTCAAGGTTATATACCATGACGTTCCGGAGGAGCTGCATATCCCGGCAAGCGGTGGAGTCATGCAGATTCTGGCCAAGCTCGCGAAGGAAGAAAGAGTAGTCGAGAGCAATGATAGATGGACGCTGAAAGCTCGATTGGCATAGGAGTGTGTATGAATAGATGGATTGGGGCAACAAGAAGAGCGGACCTTGACCAGGCCCTCGGGAGCATTGCGTCGTGGTATGGCCTAGAATAAGAGCGTTCACGATACGTGGGCTGTCGGAGGTTGAAGCAGCGCGACGGGGAAATCACACGCTCAGAAAGACTGTCGTAACATTGGACCCTGTCCTGCCCACAATGGGACGGAACACTTAAGAACGTGTAGCAGTAGAGGAGCTCCTCGTATGCCAATATTAGTAAGTCATTGGGCGAGATCGTGCGAAAACGGGCCGAGTTTACACATGCATAATACCCAGTGCGCTGTTGGCCTGGTATGGCCGGGCTTGTCGTCTGTCACCAGGGCAAATTCGCAACTGCGCCGCTCATTTTCAGTACGCACGATGTAGTGGCGGTAGAGAACCTCGAGGTTCAACCATCCATCTCCGATGCAGGCTTCTACGCTAAAAGATGATGGATGGCGGGGTCTGCAGCTATGGACCGAAAGCGGATGGGTCAGTGGCGCGCGGCCTGCTTCCGCTGTTGGACGGATTAGACGTAGGGTGTGCTGTGTCCAACGTAATCGATCCATTCCAAATATCCGGGAATCCCGTTGGGCCTTCGTGAAGTTAGTCACGGGTCCACGACACAGAAGTCCATTGAGGCTCGCCATCGCAGTCATTGGGATTCCTACCGCAACAAAGTGGGAATGAGTTTGGCGCAGGTAAAGGGGTTGTAATCTATACTGCGTAGTGACTGGCTTTTCTTTTGCAGGGAAATCTTTCggtgtttttttcttttgcaaAGCAAAAAGTTGAACCGTGAACGGCGTTGCGCGTTCCCCTTGACCCGACGGTGGATCGGACTCCGACTTGACTCCGGGGCACCTCGACGGCAGGCCGCGGGAAAAGAGGGGCTACCTGCACGGTCATGTCCTGCACGGGAGGCAGTGTCCTTCAAAATACGTATTATAAAGTGGATCCTTACATAGGGAGGGATCGCGATTTTGATGGGAGGATCGGATGCGAGGATTGGTGTGGGCTTTGTTAGCACGCATGTGGCCTAATCAGTGGAGTCTTAGTATTTGTGAGGCCTAGTGTTTTTGTTTGGCTGCAAGTTGATGTTTTGTTTCGTTTTCCATGAGATCTAGTGTGCCAACGGCTTCGTGTACCATTACTAGTAACTGCTGGTTGAGTTTGTGGATAAAAGGGTGTtttttcgccgatgactcaggccgttagttggggcccataaaggtcaaaTGTACGGATCCGTACCATTACTAGAGTTCTGATACGGACGTAGAACGGGCCGCGTTGTCTAGTACCTGGTGCAAAAGATGATGGGTGATGTATTTGGGTACCTAGATAGTAACGTAGGAATCACTGTACGGACACATTGTAGCCAAGAAGTTACAAACGGCATGGACTTCTGGTGTGAGTGGGCAGCGCGGCTGGTTAGTTGCGAGCTTTATCTGTACTGGGGATTCCCTTAGAAGtcctttcctcttttcccGCTCTTCGTTCACTGCGACTTGCGCCCCCCTGGCGGTGTGCTGGCTCGCATTACACCATCGCTTACGAGCCTCAACTTACAAGACACCTCGTGATCGCCCAACGGCCTCTTCGCATTAGGCTCAGCCAGATCATGTAGGCCAGACGACCATCAAGGGGTTGGGCTAAAGTCGGAAGCTGATGAAGCAGAAAGCTGTATGTCGTCAGAAGAGCGGCTAACGGGGTAAGCAGCCCTTCCCATAGCAGCCGGCACCGGGTTCTTAATTACTAACGGCATTCCGCCTTCCGAGGCTTTCCTTACAGAATCCTTGCACCTTCCTTAACTCGCGCCCTCCTATGACTACATGGGGAGGTAGACGGTGGAGGTTGTAGGCTGGAGGAAGCGCTAGAAGCACATGGACGGAATGAAGAACCGTCCCAAGTAAGTATTGTGGTGAGATTTCCACATGGACAGGGCAACGTTGATTTGGGTATCTACAAATGCGACGAAGTTTCCCTCTTTGTGCTGGTCTATCATgtgctctctctccatcAGGCAGCCGTCAGGGCTGTCAAAGTAATTCGACTCCGGTGGCTAGATCGTTCTCTTACTTATGCATGATCCAGCGCACATTTGCCGGTGTAAAACAGTTGCAGTGTTTTGAGGGTGGGTGAGAAAGAGAGGTGAAAAAGAGTGATGCCGAGACGGGGGTGCTGGTTACAGTACCAATTCTAATTGCGCCGCACTGGTCTTTCGAATATCCCCCCTCTTCCATTTAAAATGTCACAGGGTCCGATGGCGTCACAGCCGCTGCCACAGCTGCAGCCTTAGATTAAGGTATACATAGCTGCACCTAGGTAGGAAGTTAGAGAGATGATGTACTTATGCAGTACATGTACACCACACAGTGTGTCCATCGGGATCTGCGATGCATGCTCCATAACAGGTAGGGAAAGAACATAATCGATTGAGGAATCTTGAGGAATGAAGCTCTCGTCTGCTTGCTGCGCCTTTTGACTCACTCCCTTGGCGGACCTTTCCTTTCTTTGCATATCACGCGTGGATGACTGACTCCCTTTCGGAACTCTCGGGTTCAGCATCTTGCGCCATTATGGTTGGCTCTCCCATCTCCACGCGACCCTACTACACCTACTTTCTTGCCCTCACCTTGATTCGCAGTGACATGTGcactcttttttttttctcttttttgttttgtttttttgggTCAGGAACCTCCGGGTACACGCCGGGGCCTCGCCTCCACGGAGCTGTCCTTGACGTACCCTCTCGTCGTGGCCTTGTACCACTCCAAGCATCTCGGTTGCAAAGGACATCTCTCGGCCTCCGCGCTCATGGCTGACGCCAGCGCAGCTTCCAATCTTTTCTGTTGGAGCCCTCCACTCGCCGATGACCATATGTATCCAGCACTCGCTGGGTGCCGGGACATCATGAACTTcaccctccctccttttctttttctgccTGTAGAGTTGCAGAAAAGTCATTTCTCTTCGAATTGGTCGCTAGTCAACGTTCACCGTGCACCACAACAGCAACATCCTTATTTGGCAATTCTCGGTCTCGAAAAGGCCCCAGATGAACCTAGTAATCAAGCAGTTTTTCGCTGTTGTGGCATTGGGCGTCGTGCCACTGGCTCTTGCCCATAGTGCTCAAGAAAATGGTGCAAACGTCATGAATATGGATATGGATACATCCCACGGCGCAGACGAGCCCAACAAGCCCGATACCGACAGTTACCCGCCCACATACtttgccctcgccgaccaTGCGGGACTCATGTACGCGCATATTGGCACAATGGTGCTCGCCTGGGTCTTTGTGCTTCCAGTTGGTAAGCTTGCCAAGATGCCGAGATTGCCGCAACGACTTACACGCCACTCGCAGCTGTTATGCTCTCAATCGCACGGTCGAGGTATACGCTTGCACTTCAGtttgtcttcctcgccgtgAATGCTCTCGGCGTGCTTTTGGGGGCGGTTTACAACGCCGCCACCCCCGATCTATATCCCAACAACGCGCATCACAagctgggctggctggtgaCCTGGATCGTTTCGGTGCAGGTCCTGATTGGCCTACTGGGAATGGCTGCCGGCGCCTTGAAGGGCGAATCCCGTGGAGCGTACGATCATAACGAGTGCCAGTCCTTCATCCCCATTtccaccgccgccatggccgagcaCCACCGTATCCACGGGTCACCGTTCGCCAGCGAGTACCGCCTCTCCAATGACAGCGGCCAGGGCACCGAGCCTTGTACAGAGTCGTTGCGAAGCCACTCCCGCTCCTTGTCGTCCAACGAAGCATCCCCGCGCATTTCGGGCGATCATCAGAAAGAGTTTATTGAGGATGATCAAGATCATGAGGACGGCCCTTCCATGCCCATGCCGAGCAGCAGTGGCAACCAGAAGAAGGCGAACACGATCCTTGCCAAGGTCGCAGCCAAGATTTCGTTGCGTGTGTGGAAGGGTCTGTTGTATATCTACAACCTTGTTGACAGGATCGTTCTGCCTTTAGGCTCCATCACGTTGTGTCTGGGCATCGTAGCGTACGGGCGTTTCTTCGTAAGTGACAAGAACCTGAAAACACTGGTGGAACCCAAGGCTGACTTGCGCCAGGAGGGCAACGGCATCTTCAGCGGTCTGGCGCATTGGGTCAAGGGCGGCATTTTCTTCTGGCTTGGTCTATTGACTTTGGGCCGCTGGACTGGCAGCTTCGGCGAAATAGGATGGGTGAGTTTGCGCCTTGTTTGCGGTCTACTCAgttgtcgtcggccatggctgTGGGCGGACCCGGTTTACTGACTGCTGTCTCTCGGCAGGCGTGGAACGTTCGGCCGAAGCGTAACGACAGTAAGCGGCGGCCTTCGGCCGAGTTTGTCGAGAGCGCCCTCATCTTTGTTTACGGCTCGACAAACATCTTTCTCGAGCACCTCGGCAACTGGGGAGGGGAATACAGCGCGCAGGATCTGGAGCACATCTCTATCACCGTGCTGTTCATTGGTGGTGGATTGGTACGCTTCTGACTTGGCCAAGTTGCGTTTCGGGAAACTGGGCTAATCCGGGCAAACAGGTCGGCATGCTCATTGAGTCGAGTCGCGTTCGAGATTTCCTGAATACCTCGGTCATCGACGCCACTGTGGTCGCCCCTGAGCAAAgctacgacgacgaggagcggAACATGCTCCAGCCGCCGAGACAATACAGCTTCTCTATCAACCCTATCCCGGCGTTAGTGATTCTTCTCCTGGGCTTCATGATGAGCTCGCATACGCAACACTCGATGACTTCGAGCATGGTTCACAAGCAATGGGGCAACCTGCTCACCGGTGCTTCTTTCGCCCGTGGCTTCACCTATGTCATCATGTATCTGAAGCCACCCACTTCGGTCTTGCCATCCCGGCCCCCTACCGAACTTCTCGCTGCTTTTGGCCTGATATCCGGAGGTATCATCTTCATGGCCAGTGTGAGTTTCACCCCCGCTACATGTGACATCTCGATCAACGTCTCATTACTAGGTAGGCCAGCGACACCGTCCAGGGCATGGAACACTATAACCTGGATGCAATGTTCATGTACACGGTGACTATGGGTCTCGTTGGGCTCTTAATGGCCTGGGAGATAATCGTTCTGGCCATCAAGGGCTGGGCGGTCCGCAACGAGGCCGGGCGGTTGATGTACCGGCATGTCTGAACGAGAGTCGTAAGGAGAGCGATTCCCAGCTTGTTGGGTATCTCCGATAATGCGACGAGGTAGTACGTAGGTTCGTGTGTAGAGAACGTTATGGGAACGGCGCAGTCATGAAGGCACGAGAAACGAAGGCGATACGCGGCATTGCCGGCACCAAACGGGGGCGCGGTTTCTTTCGCGAGTCCCTAACATTAATTACCGATGGAGATTAATACCCTTATAACTCCATCTAACGACTGTTGGAAGGCCGTTTTAATGAcgaatttttttttttccaaaGTACTTAGCCGCATGGAACAGAGTGGATATAGATTTGGCGATAAGAGCGTTTTTATTACTTTGTTTCTTTACGCCCATGACCATGGTTTCTCGTTGCCTCGCCAAAAACCTGTCGATCGTCTCTTTGCCCTCGCCTTTGGCTCTGGTTGTGATCGACGAAATGTGACTGGGACCTGCGCTTGAAGAGCACCCAACCCTCGGGACCTCTCATAGCCTTGCGCAGCCGCTTGTTTCAATGATAGGTAGCTCCTTTCGTCGTCGGATCTCTTCGGCTCTTCATTGTTTCGAAAGTCGCGACGATAAGCTTATGGCTGTAGCTCCCCCAGGAATCTACCACGTCGTCTCTCGACCCCCGTCCACTAAACCGAGGTCATCTTATGACCAGAGTGCAGTTTTCTGAAGCTCTCCGATCCGGACTCATTCTCGCCAAAGAATGCACTGAGAAGCTCCCGGTGCGGAGCCTGTCCTCGATTCGCGGACTCAAATGATGAGACCCGGTGGAACTCAACCGGATGTCCTCTTCCTGTTTTTggtcttgtccttcttctccttcttgccgccCGTGGgctccttctcccccttctcaaTTCTCCCAGTCGCTGTCTCCGTCATTTccacatcctcatcctccgcGGCCACGGCTGTGGTAGAAGCAGGGGTAACAGCGGCAGGTCTAGCAACGCGCTCCTGGTCACGGGCCGAGTAAAGCGCGGTTCCCTGCTGCAGGGCGTGAACGAGGAAGGGCACCGAGTCAGCTTTGaagtcgtcggcctcgcggacCTTGTCGAGGTCTTCGGCGAATTCCTGGGTCGTTCGCTGAAGGTAAAAGGCGTTAAATTCCTgggatgcggcggcggcggcggccattgTGGATGTGTGGtctccttccccttccccttgtTTTTGGTTGTGGACTCGAACAAACAAAAGTGCTTGGAGGCGAGTTTTGAGTGCGGATAAAAGGGGATTTCTTTAATCAAGGTTGGGCTGAGGTGAGCTTAAGCGACAAGGTAGGATTTAGCAAGTGAGATGACCTCTAAATAAGATCCCGACAGGTGAAAGTTTTAATAACAGTGCCGAAAGACAGTGTGGGACTGATTTCGCACGAACATGATTTCCACGCACCGTTCTTGATATTATTTTGGTTGAGCTGCAGTAGCCTCCCCTTCAGCCAAAAGTGTCATCAAAACAGACAACGGAACTTAGTAAGTGGGTGAGCGACTGAGATCTCCATGACTAGGTCGATAGATGCTAGCTCTAGCAAGCGTATGTCACCAATGTCCCAACAACCCAATAAGGTGTTTGTACTACCCAGCAAACGTATCTTTCTAAGGGAaacagaagaaaaaagaagaaagaaagggcTGGGCTTGATTAGTGTCAGGAATTCTTGCTGTTTTCTGGGTAGGAGATTATGTCAAGATCTTGGAAGGATAAGGGGTAAAAGTAAGCTGGCAGAGAGTGCGTAGGGCTAGAAGTTGATAAAAAGTCGTCAATGTTTCCAGATGTCTTGATTACCCCCTTCGATTACAAGACG is drawn from Colletotrichum destructivum chromosome 6, complete sequence and contains these coding sequences:
- a CDS encoding Putative Zinc finger, UBP-type, Zinc finger, RING/FYVE/PHD-type, ubiquitin specific protease encodes the protein MTARPTTPMSPKTAKVKSPVPGIPVFGCEHIQRLFTQSQEVTTQSVHHYKMILKNIFEQTPIVPQTSKNSDGQVMTSLTSNYLCLQCSTIVNEEDRLKHGTKKQHRFYVDSRSGALYCQICDDLVWDPTLEELRVRKMGTGTFSSRKRKHDEMFSDGVKDSTASNPGFISNNTTTASCKANGLRGIYNAGATCYQNVVLQSFLHNPLLRNFYLSDGHQSTDCSLTNCLSCAMDDMFQDFYAVENTNGFTAASILSGFWISEKKAFENLVTTKEQDAHEFFQFLAEELHERNGDGKRPETGSEHTCNCIIHQTFYGKLQSSTTCQNCGGVTNAVQSFLDLSLGLENLSHKRKKGGPKVPSLTLQECLDEEYVKSDKCEYRCHNCSSMQQAKRATSIKRLPNVLAIQLKRFEYKQGRHDRAPSKIDTVVNFPLQLNMLPYTTRGRGADPKDAFELGRSCTYDLLSVVVHVGEIDTGHYVSYCRVGDQWFKFNDHKVEMAPKSDVLSAQPYLLFYIIRSLS
- a CDS encoding Putative ribosome-assembly protein, whose amino-acid sequence is MAAAAAASQEFNAFYLQRTTQEFAEDLDKVREADDFKADSVPFLVHALQQGTALYSARDQERVARPAAVTPASTTAVAAEDEDVEMTETATGRIEKGEKEPTGGKKEKKDKTKNRKRTSG
- a CDS encoding Putative metallo-beta-lactamase, winged helix-like DNA-binding domain superfamily, which produces MASTLVTLPEVERLSPVCIRILGGNPGKFTLQGTNTYLLGRGSRRILIDTGEGMPSWIAAVKSTLEQEKASVETVLITHWHRDHQGGIRQLLELSPDSRVFKNQPEEGQLDISDGQKFTVDGVSLTAVFTPGHTVDHMTFVLEEEDAMFTADNVLGQGTAVFEDMATYLDSLEKMRHLFKGRAYPGHGPVIEHGPSKILEYIRHRKAREEQVIRTLQMERQDEGIQGATNAWTPMELVKVIYHDVPEELHIPASGGVMQILAKLAKEERVVESNDRWTLKARLA
- a CDS encoding Putative protein YTP1; translated protein: MNLVIKQFFAVVALGVVPLALAHSAQENGANVMNMDMDTSHGADEPNKPDTDSYPPTYFALADHAGLMYAHIGTMVLAWVFVLPVAVMLSIARSRYTLALQFVFLAVNALGVLLGAVYNAATPDLYPNNAHHKLGWLVTWIVSVQVLIGLLGMAAGALKGESRGAYDHNECQSFIPISTAAMAEHHRIHGSPFASEYRLSNDSGQGTEPCTESLRSHSRSLSSNEASPRISGDHQKEFIEDDQDHEDGPSMPMPSSSGNQKKANTILAKVAAKISLRVWKGLLYIYNLVDRIVLPLGSITLCLGIVAYGRFFEGNGIFSGLAHWVKGGIFFWLGLLTLGRWTGSFGEIGWAWNVRPKRNDSKRRPSAEFVESALIFVYGSTNIFLEHLGNWGGEYSAQDLEHISITVLFIGGGLVGMLIESSRVRDFLNTSVIDATVVAPEQSYDDEERNMLQPPRQYSFSINPIPALVILLLGFMMSSHTQHSMTSSMVHKQWGNLLTGASFARGFTYVIMYLKPPTSVLPSRPPTELLAAFGLISGGIIFMASASDTVQGMEHYNLDAMFMYTVTMGLVGLLMAWEIIVLAIKGWAVRNEAGRLMYRHV